A window of Leptospira hartskeerlii contains these coding sequences:
- a CDS encoding succinate dehydrogenase cytochrome b subunit codes for MDFQAGYLRSSIGRKTIVAITGIILFGFVFVHMLGNLQIFQEPDKINTYAEFLHNLGGLLWLARGILIVAFALHVYYALKLSLENKKARPVGYVKESTIQATLSSRYMALTGSVLLAFVIYHLLHFTLGKIQPENFALQETIGDRQRHDVYTMVILGFKNVYVSVSYIVAMTLLAFHLRHGVTSVFQTLGFNTTFWAPKTNAFAILYALTIFIGNVSMPVAILLNFVKVPGAQ; via the coding sequence ATGGATTTTCAAGCTGGATATCTAAGGTCGTCCATCGGTAGAAAAACTATCGTTGCGATTACCGGAATCATTCTCTTCGGCTTTGTGTTTGTACACATGCTGGGGAACCTCCAGATCTTCCAAGAACCGGATAAGATTAACACTTACGCTGAGTTCTTACACAATTTAGGCGGACTCTTATGGTTGGCCCGCGGAATTCTTATAGTAGCGTTCGCATTACACGTTTACTACGCCCTCAAATTGTCTCTTGAAAACAAGAAGGCGAGACCGGTTGGCTATGTAAAAGAAAGTACGATCCAGGCTACTTTATCTTCCCGGTATATGGCTTTGACCGGTTCCGTGTTATTAGCTTTTGTAATATACCATTTGCTTCATTTTACCTTAGGTAAGATCCAGCCTGAAAACTTTGCACTCCAAGAAACCATTGGTGACAGACAAAGGCATGATGTTTACACTATGGTAATCTTAGGATTTAAGAACGTTTATGTTTCTGTTTCCTATATCGTAGCGATGACATTGCTTGCGTTTCACCTTCGCCATGGAGTTACGAGTGTTTTCCAAACTCTTGGATTTAACACTACTTTCTGGGCGCCTAAGACGAACGCATTTGCGATCCTCTACGCTTTGACCATTTTCATCGGCAATGTTTCCATGCCGGTTGCCATTCTTCTTAACTTTGTGAAAGTTCCAGGAGCGCAATAA
- a CDS encoding fumarate reductase/succinate dehydrogenase flavoprotein subunit, which translates to MSLDSKIPSGPLEKKWDDYKSHIKLVNPANKRKYTVIVIGTGLAGGSASATLAELGYNVKTFCFQDSPRRAHSIAAQGGINAAKNYQNDGDSVYRLFYDTIKGGDFRAREANVYRLAQVSTNIIDQCVAQGVPFAREYGGHLDNRSFGGAQVSRTFYAKGQTGQQLLLGAYSALSRQIGLGNVKMYPRTEMLDVVVIDGHAKGVVIRDLVTGQVTVHSADAVVLASGGYGNVFYLSTNAKGSNVTATFRAYKKGAFFANPCYTQIHPTCIPVSGDHQSKLTLMSESLRNDGRIWVPKKQGDTRNPADIPESERDYYLERKYPSYGNLCPRDIASRSAKEVCDAGFGVGPGGQGVYLDFSSAINRLGEHTIAERYGNLFQMYEQITGENPYKVPMRIYPAVHYTMGGLWVDYNLMSNLPGLFVIGEANFSDHGANRLGASALMQGLADGYFVLPYTIGNYLAEVGFGKTPSTDHAEFKKAETDANSQLNKFLSIKGKRTVDSFHKELGKIMWNNCGMARTDKSLKEALVKIPEIREEFWKNVNVPGSGSDLNQSLEKAGRVADFLEFGELLCLDALTREESCGGHFRTEHQMDDGEAKRDDDKFCHATAWEWKGVGAKPTEHREKLEFENIKLATRSYK; encoded by the coding sequence ATGAGTTTAGATTCCAAAATCCCATCGGGTCCCTTGGAAAAAAAATGGGACGATTATAAATCCCATATCAAATTAGTTAACCCGGCTAACAAAAGAAAATACACAGTTATCGTAATTGGAACTGGTCTCGCAGGTGGTTCCGCTTCTGCTACATTGGCGGAACTCGGATACAACGTTAAAACATTCTGCTTCCAAGATAGCCCACGTAGAGCTCACTCGATTGCAGCTCAAGGCGGTATCAACGCAGCTAAGAACTACCAAAACGACGGTGACTCTGTTTATCGTTTGTTCTATGATACGATCAAAGGTGGAGACTTCAGAGCAAGAGAAGCTAACGTATATCGTTTAGCTCAAGTTTCTACGAACATCATTGACCAATGTGTGGCTCAAGGTGTTCCATTTGCGAGAGAATATGGCGGACATTTGGATAACAGATCCTTTGGTGGAGCCCAAGTTTCCCGTACATTCTACGCTAAAGGTCAAACTGGACAACAGCTTCTTTTAGGAGCTTATTCAGCACTTTCCAGACAGATCGGACTCGGAAATGTGAAGATGTATCCGAGAACTGAGATGTTGGACGTGGTTGTGATCGACGGTCATGCAAAAGGTGTTGTGATCCGCGACTTAGTAACCGGCCAAGTTACTGTTCATTCTGCAGATGCGGTTGTTCTTGCTTCTGGCGGATATGGTAACGTATTCTATCTTTCCACGAATGCGAAAGGTTCTAACGTTACTGCAACATTTAGGGCTTACAAAAAAGGCGCCTTCTTCGCTAACCCTTGTTACACTCAGATCCACCCTACTTGTATCCCAGTTTCAGGAGACCATCAGTCCAAATTAACTTTGATGTCTGAATCTCTCCGAAACGACGGACGTATTTGGGTTCCTAAAAAACAGGGAGATACTCGTAACCCAGCGGATATCCCTGAGAGCGAAAGAGATTATTACTTAGAAAGAAAATACCCAAGTTATGGAAACCTTTGTCCTCGTGATATCGCGTCCCGTTCCGCAAAAGAAGTTTGCGATGCTGGATTCGGCGTAGGACCGGGAGGCCAAGGTGTATATCTGGACTTCTCCTCTGCGATCAATCGTTTGGGGGAACATACAATCGCTGAAAGATATGGTAACCTCTTCCAGATGTATGAACAGATCACTGGAGAAAATCCTTATAAAGTTCCAATGAGAATTTATCCTGCAGTTCACTATACAATGGGCGGACTCTGGGTGGATTATAACCTGATGAGCAATCTTCCAGGTTTATTCGTGATTGGTGAAGCAAACTTCTCTGACCACGGAGCAAACAGACTTGGAGCTTCTGCGCTGATGCAAGGACTTGCAGACGGATATTTCGTTCTTCCTTACACCATCGGAAATTATCTGGCAGAAGTAGGATTCGGAAAAACTCCTAGCACCGATCATGCTGAATTCAAAAAAGCAGAGACTGACGCAAATTCTCAGCTCAATAAATTCCTTAGCATTAAAGGTAAGAGAACTGTTGATTCTTTCCATAAAGAACTCGGAAAGATCATGTGGAATAATTGCGGAATGGCAAGGACCGATAAGAGCTTAAAAGAAGCTCTCGTGAAAATTCCTGAGATCAGAGAAGAATTCTGGAAGAATGTAAACGTTCCTGGTTCTGGTTCTGATCTAAATCAATCCTTAGAAAAAGCAGGAAGAGTTGCAGACTTCTTAGAGTTTGGAGAACTTCTCTGCTTAGATGCTCTTACAAGAGAAGAATCTTGTGGAGGCCATTTCCGTACAGAGCACCAAATGGACGACGGAGAAGCAAAACGTGACGACGATAAATTCTGTCATGCAACTGCTTGGGAATGGAAGGGAGTAGGCGCGAAACCTACTGAGCACAGAGAAAAACTGGAATTCGAGAATATTAAACTCGCTACGAGGAGCTACAAATAA
- a CDS encoding succinate dehydrogenase/fumarate reductase iron-sulfur subunit: MDLKLKVWRQKNAKEKGKIVNYDAKDISPDMSFLEMIDVVNEDLIVKGDDPIAFEHDCREGICGSCNIMINGEAHGPLPGVTTCQLHMRSFKDGDTIYLEPWRAKAFPVIKDLIVDRSGFDRIIQSGGFVSINTGGAPDANALPIPKKDADVAMDAATCIGCGACVASCKNASAMLFVSAKVSHLALLPQGQVEKKERVKNMVNAMDKEGFGNCTNQYECEAACPKDIKRDFIRVLNKEFILS, translated from the coding sequence ATGGACCTCAAACTAAAAGTCTGGAGACAGAAAAACGCAAAAGAGAAAGGCAAGATCGTAAACTACGATGCCAAAGATATTTCTCCTGATATGTCTTTCTTAGAAATGATAGACGTAGTTAACGAGGACCTGATCGTAAAAGGAGATGATCCGATTGCGTTCGAGCACGATTGTAGAGAAGGTATTTGCGGTTCTTGTAATATTATGATCAATGGAGAGGCTCATGGGCCTCTTCCAGGTGTGACCACCTGCCAACTTCATATGAGAAGTTTCAAAGATGGAGACACTATCTACTTGGAGCCATGGAGAGCGAAAGCATTCCCTGTCATAAAAGACCTAATAGTTGATCGTAGCGGTTTTGACAGGATCATCCAATCAGGAGGATTCGTTAGTATCAATACTGGAGGAGCTCCTGACGCGAACGCATTGCCTATTCCTAAAAAAGATGCTGACGTTGCAATGGACGCAGCAACCTGTATTGGTTGTGGTGCTTGCGTAGCTTCTTGTAAAAATGCTTCTGCGATGCTATTCGTTTCTGCAAAAGTTTCCCACCTTGCATTACTTCCTCAGGGCCAGGTAGAGAAAAAAGAGCGTGTGAAAAACATGGTAAACGCAATGGATAAAGAAGGTTTCGGAAATTGTACGAATCAGTACGAATGCGAAGCTGCTTGTCCTAAAGACATCAAACGGGATTTTATCCGGGTTCTAAACAAAGAGTTTATTCTTTCTTAA
- a CDS encoding 1-aminocyclopropane-1-carboxylate deaminase, protein MKDSVLRTRRTGVDSVLKIHSSELFIKREDQIFFSQGTKIRKLQGIYKSLEPKLRSGEIEKVILQGNLHSNAILAGSLFFRFVEVPTKILGYSRDPRLITPASIIAKRFSELELYPTRQEWEKAVEDTTKSLSSNQFLIPEYLFTPSALEGLSSLWEEIDPTHYDRIVLDIGSGLTWISGLEWGKLPITGVCLGIQKSKFVSWMDLNLSSFRLPILDLPYENLIDPKEKIKADFSYGKKGNFWLEKSKEYQNRFGLYLEPIYAAKSISILESMMKERELEGRILYIYQGGILQGGITSILP, encoded by the coding sequence TTGAAAGACTCCGTTTTGCGAACCCGCAGAACCGGAGTAGATTCCGTCCTCAAAATACATTCTTCAGAACTATTTATAAAAAGAGAAGATCAGATCTTCTTTTCCCAAGGGACCAAGATCCGAAAGTTGCAGGGAATTTATAAAAGTTTAGAACCGAAACTCCGATCCGGGGAAATCGAAAAGGTCATTCTGCAAGGGAATTTGCATTCTAATGCGATCCTGGCAGGGAGTTTGTTTTTTCGATTTGTAGAAGTGCCTACAAAAATCCTGGGATATTCCAGGGATCCAAGGCTAATTACTCCTGCTTCGATTATTGCAAAACGGTTTTCAGAGTTAGAATTGTATCCGACTAGGCAGGAATGGGAAAAAGCCGTCGAAGATACTACAAAATCCCTCTCCTCCAATCAATTCCTGATCCCGGAATATCTATTCACACCCTCTGCCTTGGAAGGGCTCTCATCTCTCTGGGAGGAAATTGATCCGACTCATTACGATAGGATTGTTTTAGATATCGGTTCAGGGCTTACTTGGATTTCCGGATTAGAATGGGGGAAACTTCCTATAACAGGGGTTTGTCTAGGAATACAAAAGAGTAAGTTTGTGTCTTGGATGGACTTGAATTTGTCGTCATTTCGACTACCGATATTAGACCTTCCTTATGAAAACCTAATCGATCCAAAAGAAAAAATAAAAGCAGATTTTTCCTATGGAAAGAAAGGAAACTTCTGGTTGGAAAAATCAAAAGAATACCAAAACCGATTCGGACTTTATCTGGAACCTATATACGCAGCAAAGTCTATTAGCATTCTTGAATCTATGATGAAAGAAAGGGAGTTAGAGGGTCGGATTTTATACATATATCAGGGTGGGATCTTGCAAGGAGGAATAACGTCAATATTGCCCTAA
- the lepA gene encoding translation elongation factor 4: protein MSDRQQFIRNFSIIAHIDHGKSTLADRLLEIGRITDDRTKKDQILDSMDIERERGITIKANNATFNYTAADGNTYTMNLIDTPGHVDFTYEVSRSLKACEGVLLIVDASQGVEAQTLANLYLAMEQDLAIIPVMNKVDLPAADVEKTKLQIEDSLGLDAEKAVAISAKTGLNVQAVLEEITKQIPPPKGNPKGPLKALIYDSYFDPYMGVVIKIRVFDGSVKKGDRILLMSSQKDFTVNEVGIKGIGLTPTDSLTAGEVGYIIAGIKKVSDARTGDTVTLFSNPSAEAVPGYKDAKPMVFAGLFPIMGEQFEELVDAIEKMKLNDAALVYEKESSAALGFGFRVGYLGLLHMEIVQERLEREFNLDLITTAPSVKYTIRMKNGEVFDIDNPSKFPDPVFIEATEEPYVKASIITPNEYVGNIMSLAIDKRGVQLDTVYLSQDKVQLTYEIPLAELIFEFYDKLKSLTRGYASLDYEPCGYKASRLVKMDILVNGESVDALSMIVHSSKAESRGREIIEKLKEIIPRHQFMIPIQAAVGGKILARESISALRKNVTAKCYGGDITRKKKLLEKQKEGKKRMKQIGNVEIPQEAFLAVLKTGD from the coding sequence ATGTCCGATCGCCAACAATTCATCCGCAATTTCTCGATTATCGCCCATATTGACCATGGTAAGTCCACTTTAGCAGATAGACTCTTGGAAATAGGCCGGATCACTGATGATCGGACAAAAAAAGACCAGATCCTGGACTCCATGGATATTGAAAGGGAGAGAGGGATCACGATTAAGGCGAACAACGCCACTTTCAATTATACCGCGGCAGACGGTAATACTTATACGATGAACCTGATCGATACTCCTGGCCACGTAGATTTTACCTACGAGGTATCCAGATCCTTAAAAGCCTGCGAAGGTGTGCTTCTTATAGTAGATGCTAGCCAAGGAGTAGAAGCCCAAACTCTTGCGAACCTATATCTTGCTATGGAGCAAGATCTCGCAATCATTCCAGTTATGAATAAAGTGGATCTTCCCGCAGCTGATGTGGAGAAGACCAAACTACAGATCGAGGACAGTTTAGGTTTAGATGCCGAGAAAGCTGTTGCGATTTCCGCAAAAACAGGACTGAACGTCCAAGCGGTTTTAGAAGAAATCACAAAACAAATTCCTCCACCTAAAGGAAATCCTAAAGGACCTCTTAAAGCGCTTATATACGATTCTTATTTCGATCCTTATATGGGTGTTGTGATCAAGATCAGGGTATTCGACGGAAGCGTAAAAAAAGGGGACCGTATCCTTTTGATGAGTAGCCAAAAGGATTTTACTGTGAATGAGGTCGGTATCAAAGGGATTGGTTTAACGCCTACAGATTCTCTTACCGCCGGAGAAGTAGGATATATCATCGCAGGTATTAAAAAAGTTTCAGATGCAAGAACTGGAGATACGGTTACCTTATTCTCCAATCCAAGTGCCGAAGCAGTCCCAGGTTATAAAGATGCAAAACCTATGGTGTTTGCCGGATTATTTCCTATTATGGGAGAACAATTCGAAGAATTAGTAGATGCGATCGAAAAGATGAAACTGAACGACGCAGCTCTTGTATACGAAAAAGAAAGTTCTGCTGCGTTAGGATTCGGATTTCGGGTGGGCTATCTGGGACTTCTCCACATGGAGATCGTACAGGAAAGATTAGAAAGAGAATTCAATCTTGACCTGATCACTACTGCGCCTTCCGTAAAATACACGATACGAATGAAAAACGGAGAGGTATTTGATATAGATAACCCTTCTAAATTTCCTGATCCTGTTTTTATAGAAGCTACAGAAGAGCCTTATGTAAAGGCATCCATTATCACTCCGAATGAATATGTCGGTAATATCATGTCCTTGGCGATTGATAAAAGAGGAGTCCAGTTGGATACTGTTTATCTTTCTCAGGATAAGGTGCAGTTGACCTACGAGATCCCTCTTGCAGAGTTAATTTTCGAATTTTATGATAAACTAAAATCTTTAACCAGAGGATATGCTTCTTTGGATTACGAACCTTGCGGTTATAAGGCGTCTCGACTCGTAAAAATGGATATTTTGGTAAACGGAGAATCCGTTGATGCACTTTCTATGATCGTTCATAGTTCCAAAGCGGAATCCCGCGGTAGAGAGATCATCGAAAAATTGAAAGAGATAATCCCTCGCCACCAATTTATGATCCCGATCCAAGCTGCAGTCGGAGGCAAAATCCTCGCCAGAGAAAGTATTTCTGCTCTTCGTAAGAATGTAACCGCTAAATGTTACGGGGGAGATATCACTCGTAAGAAAAAACTTTTAGAGAAGCAGAAAGAAGGGAAGAAGAGGATGAAACAGATCGGAAACGTAGAAATTCCTCAAGAAGCCTTCCTTGCAGTTCTAAAAACCGGGGACTAA
- a CDS encoding TIGR04452 family lipoprotein, protein MRIGILPLLFILVIAANCVALNTTGLTNRYKGSEAKDKIEEAATVAAQLYAIGTGDFSGSTYLNNIYLPPILAGIKPGEYYAKEDVNACVDEIKLFGALKLQPSIAVLFGQCSNLQPDNNVYGNVN, encoded by the coding sequence ATGAGGATCGGAATATTACCGCTCTTATTTATCTTAGTGATCGCAGCAAACTGCGTAGCGTTGAACACTACCGGATTAACGAATCGTTATAAAGGAAGTGAGGCAAAGGATAAAATAGAAGAGGCGGCGACTGTCGCGGCTCAATTATACGCGATCGGAACAGGAGACTTTTCAGGCTCGACTTATTTGAATAATATCTATCTTCCACCGATTTTGGCAGGAATTAAACCTGGCGAATATTATGCCAAAGAAGACGTGAATGCCTGTGTGGACGAGATCAAATTGTTCGGAGCCTTGAAACTTCAGCCTTCTATCGCGGTTCTGTTTGGCCAATGTTCAAACCTGCAGCCAGACAATAATGTGTATGGAAATGTAAACTAA
- a CDS encoding UDP-3-O-acyl-N-acetylglucosamine deacetylase: protein MKVLTRISEIKDLLSDRNPDIFSLPPEFSIEVDIDPDYSYTIQNEFTVEGKATFENKDAVVKVSPAQNGRSGFSWNGIRYDLDSQKCIKGNHNIQLGEVKVIEHPLAWMLAFGVYADFTLSESSFPTFDFCDRVYMDQAKGNWRRLERRKKITVSSPFALVWDKGYCVLEPAAQESKGLLIDHQVEYPGNTVGRSRIVAELTPEKFSYFGDARTTAFRNKKDAESFYQIGLSGGLKDYPFTLENVLLLDEDKIYNIREKFKDPRSNYNYEFICHELIDIISWLRFVEEKYEGKFFGKMTTFLFDHHKQIDIAQFSCDPEELEKYGIRIGN from the coding sequence ATGAAAGTCCTAACTCGAATTTCAGAAATTAAGGACTTACTCTCGGATCGAAATCCGGATATTTTTAGTCTACCACCCGAGTTTTCGATCGAGGTAGATATAGATCCGGACTATTCTTATACGATCCAAAATGAATTTACCGTAGAAGGGAAGGCTACCTTCGAGAATAAGGATGCGGTCGTTAAAGTCAGTCCTGCTCAGAACGGAAGGTCCGGATTTAGCTGGAATGGAATTCGATACGATCTAGACAGCCAAAAATGTATTAAAGGAAATCATAATATACAACTGGGAGAAGTGAAAGTGATAGAACATCCTCTTGCTTGGATGTTAGCTTTCGGAGTGTATGCCGATTTTACCTTGAGTGAATCCAGTTTTCCTACATTCGATTTTTGTGACCGAGTCTATATGGACCAAGCCAAAGGAAATTGGAGAAGGTTAGAAAGAAGAAAAAAAATCACTGTATCTTCACCATTTGCTCTAGTTTGGGACAAAGGTTACTGTGTTTTGGAGCCGGCAGCCCAGGAGTCAAAAGGTCTTTTAATAGACCACCAAGTGGAATATCCAGGAAACACAGTCGGAAGATCCAGGATTGTTGCCGAGCTAACTCCTGAAAAATTTTCTTATTTTGGGGATGCAAGGACCACTGCATTCCGTAACAAAAAAGACGCAGAAAGTTTTTATCAAATTGGACTTTCTGGAGGATTGAAAGATTATCCATTCACTTTGGAAAATGTATTACTTTTAGATGAAGATAAAATTTATAATATTAGGGAAAAATTTAAGGATCCGAGATCAAATTATAATTACGAATTCATCTGTCACGAATTGATAGATATCATCTCTTGGTTACGTTTTGTAGAAGAAAAATACGAAGGGAAATTTTTCGGAAAAATGACAACCTTTCTTTTTGATCATCACAAACAGATAGATATCGCCCAATTTTCCTGCGATCCGGAAGAATTGGAAAAATACGGGATCCGGATCGGAAATTAA
- a CDS encoding DUF6989 domain-containing protein has protein sequence MKTTEKHSIFFHISFTILCIIVLLLPIPATSGWRMFFLVLVYNVSLPIVAQVWEHDRWMDIFLFVLPVSILQVVPDWFLSKVLGVLVFPPDGFYKIGTVSAYMAGLWTIPLFIIVYVSTRFEKRYPEANPISKYLLAGGSAFLIFFLSEEFMRLIPVWYSQNVSTIGHTAIYVLFPEFVLGIFTTFAYFHTEHKPFRTKLLWAIPTMFVYLGALSFSYLFVEGVWKV, from the coding sequence ATGAAAACGACAGAAAAGCATTCTATATTCTTTCATATCTCCTTCACAATACTATGTATCATTGTTTTATTACTTCCGATCCCGGCTACGAGCGGATGGAGAATGTTTTTTCTGGTCTTAGTCTATAATGTTTCTCTGCCGATCGTTGCCCAGGTTTGGGAACATGATCGCTGGATGGATATTTTCCTTTTCGTTTTGCCAGTAAGTATTCTACAAGTGGTTCCTGATTGGTTCTTATCCAAGGTGCTCGGGGTATTGGTATTTCCTCCCGACGGATTTTATAAGATCGGAACAGTATCCGCATACATGGCAGGACTTTGGACCATACCGTTATTTATCATTGTCTATGTTTCCACTCGATTCGAGAAACGATATCCGGAAGCAAATCCGATCAGCAAATATCTGTTAGCCGGAGGAAGCGCATTTTTGATCTTCTTCTTATCCGAAGAATTTATGAGACTCATCCCGGTTTGGTATTCTCAAAATGTTTCTACGATCGGACATACTGCGATCTATGTTCTATTTCCAGAATTTGTTTTAGGTATATTTACTACATTCGCATATTTTCATACGGAGCATAAACCTTTTAGAACAAAATTACTTTGGGCAATACCGACGATGTTCGTATATTTGGGAGCGCTCTCTTTTAGTTATTTATTTGTAGAAGGTGTCTGGAAAGTCTAA
- the eno gene encoding phosphopyruvate hydratase, giving the protein MSQSSKISAIRAREIMDSRGNPTVEVDVKLEDGSFGRAAVPSGASTGEYEAVELRDGDKSRYLGKGVLKAVDHVNVKIKDILIGEDALDQNRIDFLMLDKDGTKNKSKLGANAILGTSLAVAKAAASHTRLPLYRYIGGNFAKELPVPMMNIINGGAHADNNVDFQEFMILPVGVNSFREALRVGAEVFHSLKSVLKSKKLNTAVGDEGGFAPDLASNLEGLEVILQAIEKAGYKPEKDVLLGLDAASSEFFDKSKKKYVLGGEGNKEFSSAELVEYYSNLVSKYPIITIEDGLDENDWEGWKLLSEKLGKKIQLVGDDLFVTNIEKLSQGISQKVGNSILIKVNQIGSLSETLASIDMAKKAKYTNVISHRSGETEDVTISHIAVGTNAGQIKTGSLSRTDRIAKYNELLRIEEELGSSAVYKGRNTFYNL; this is encoded by the coding sequence ATGTCCCAATCTTCCAAAATTTCGGCGATCCGCGCCCGCGAAATCATGGATTCCAGAGGAAATCCTACGGTAGAAGTAGATGTTAAACTGGAAGACGGCTCTTTCGGTAGAGCCGCAGTCCCTTCGGGAGCCTCCACGGGAGAATACGAAGCAGTAGAATTGCGAGACGGAGATAAGTCCCGTTATCTAGGCAAAGGTGTCCTAAAAGCTGTTGATCATGTGAACGTCAAGATCAAAGATATACTGATCGGTGAAGATGCTTTAGACCAGAATAGAATCGATTTCCTGATGCTGGATAAGGACGGAACCAAAAACAAATCCAAATTAGGCGCAAATGCGATACTCGGAACTTCTCTTGCGGTAGCAAAGGCAGCAGCTTCTCATACAAGACTTCCACTTTACAGATACATAGGCGGAAACTTCGCAAAGGAACTTCCTGTTCCAATGATGAACATCATCAACGGTGGTGCTCACGCAGACAATAACGTAGACTTCCAAGAGTTTATGATCCTACCTGTGGGAGTAAACAGCTTCCGCGAGGCATTAAGAGTTGGGGCAGAAGTTTTCCATAGCCTTAAGTCGGTTCTCAAATCCAAAAAACTGAATACTGCAGTAGGAGACGAGGGTGGATTTGCACCTGACCTGGCAAGCAACCTGGAAGGATTAGAAGTTATTCTTCAAGCCATCGAAAAAGCGGGTTATAAGCCGGAAAAAGACGTATTATTGGGTCTAGATGCTGCTTCTTCCGAGTTTTTCGATAAATCCAAGAAAAAGTACGTTCTGGGTGGAGAAGGAAATAAAGAGTTCTCTAGCGCAGAATTGGTAGAATACTATTCAAATCTAGTCTCAAAGTATCCGATCATTACTATTGAAGACGGTCTGGATGAGAACGACTGGGAAGGTTGGAAACTTCTAAGCGAGAAATTGGGTAAGAAGATCCAACTCGTTGGTGATGATTTATTCGTTACCAATATAGAAAAACTATCTCAGGGAATTTCCCAAAAAGTGGGCAATTCCATCCTGATCAAAGTGAACCAAATCGGAAGTTTATCCGAAACATTGGCGTCCATCGATATGGCTAAAAAAGCCAAATATACGAATGTGATCAGCCATAGATCCGGAGAAACTGAGGACGTAACTATTTCGCATATCGCAGTAGGTACGAACGCGGGCCAGATCAAAACTGGTTC